Proteins encoded by one window of Arabidopsis thaliana chromosome 2, partial sequence:
- the PLL1 gene encoding poltergeist like 1 (poltergeist like 1 (PLL1); FUNCTIONS IN: phospholipid binding, protein serine/threonine phosphatase activity; INVOLVED IN: in 7 processes; LOCATED IN: plasma membrane; EXPRESSED IN: cultured cell; CONTAINS InterPro DOMAIN/s: Protein phosphatase 2C-related (InterPro:IPR001932), Protein phosphatase 2C, N-terminal (InterPro:IPR014045); BEST Arabidopsis thaliana protein match is: Protein phosphatase 2C family protein (TAIR:AT2G46920.2); Has 35333 Blast hits to 34131 proteins in 2444 species: Archae - 798; Bacteria - 22429; Metazoa - 974; Fungi - 991; Plants - 531; Viruses - 0; Other Eukaryotes - 9610 (source: NCBI BLink).) yields MGSGFSSLLPCFNQGHRNRRRHSSAANPSHSDLIDSFREPLDETLGHSYCYVPSSSNRFISPFPSDRFVSPTASFRLSPPHEPGRIRGSGSSEQLHTGFRAISGASVSANTSNSKTVLQLEDIYDDATESSFGGGVRRSVVNANGFEGTSSFSALPLQPGPDRSGLFMSGPIERGATSGPLDPPAGEISRSNSAGVHFSAPLGGVYSKKRRKKKKKSLSWHPIFGGEKKQRPWVLPVSNFVVGAKKENIVRPDVEAMAASSGENDLQWALGKAGEDRVQLAVFEKQGWLFAGIYDGFNGPDAPEFLMANLYRAVHSELQGLFWELEEEDDNPTDISTRELEQQGEFEDHVNEMASSSCPATEKEEEEMGKRLTSSLEVVEVKERKRLWELLAEAQAEDALDLSGSDRFAFSVDDAIGAGNAVSVGSKRWLLLSKLKQGLSKQGISGRKLFPWKSGVEENETEEVDNVGVEEGVDKRRKRRKAGTVDHELVLKAMSNGLEATEQAFLEMTDKVLETNPELALMGSCLLVALMRDDDVYIMNIGDSRALVAQYQVEETGESVETAERVEERRNDLDRDDGNKEPLVVDSSDSTVNNEAPLPQTKLVALQLTTDHSTSIEDEVTRIKNEHPDDNHCIVNDRVKGRLKVTRAFGAGFLKQPKLNDALLEMFRNEYIGTDPYISCTPSLRHYRLTENDQFMVLSSDGLYQYLSNVEVVSLAMEKFPDGDPAQHVIQELLVRAAKKAGMDFHELLDIPQGDRRKYHDDCTVLVIALGGSRIWKSSGKYL; encoded by the exons ATGGGAAGTGGATTCTCCTCCTTGTTACCTTGCTTCAATCAAGGTCACCGTAACCGCCGTCGTCACTCCTCGGCGGCGAATCCCTCTCATTCCGATCTGATTGACTCTTTCCGTGAGCCGTTGGATGAGACTTTAGGCCATTCTTACTGTTacgttccttcttcttctaatcgCTTCATTTCTCCTTTTCCTTCCGATCGATTCGTTTCTCCTACTGCTTCTTTCCGGTTATCTCCTCCGCATGAACCGGGTCGAATCCGAGGTTCCGGATCATCCGAGCAGCTTCACACCGGGTTTAGAGCGATTTCTGGTGCTTCTGTTAGCGCCAACACTTCCAATTCCAAAACTGTCCTTCAGCTTGAAGATATTTACGACGATGCCACTGAGAGCAGTTTCGGCGGCGGCGTTAGGAGGAGTGTGGTGAATGCCAATGGCTTTGAAGGAACGTCGTCGTTTAGTGCTCTTCCGCTTCAGCCCGGTCCGGATCGCTCGGGTCTCTTCATGTCCGGTCCGATCGAAAGAGGAGCCACTTCAGGTCCGTTAGACCCGCCGGCCGGAGAGATTTCGAGATCTAATTCCGCCGGTGTGCATTTCTCAGCGCCGCTCGGTGGTGTTTACTCGAAGAAGAGacggaaaaagaagaagaagagcctTTCCTGGCATCCGATTTTCGGCGGGGAGAAGAAGCAACGGCCATGGGTTCTTCCGGTGTCGAATTTCGTCGTCGGTGCTAAGAAGGAGAACATTGTGAGACCCGACGTTGAAGCTATGGCAGCATCTTCCGGAGAGAACGATTTGCAGTGGGCATTGGGGAAGGCAGGAGAGGATAGAGTGCAATTAGCTGTTTTTGAGAAGCAAGGATGGCTCTTTGCTGGAATCTACGACGGTTTCAATGGACCCGACGCGCCGGAGTTTCTGATGGCTAATCTCTACCGTGCTGTTCATAGTGAGTTACAGGGTTTGTTCTGGGaattggaggaagaagatgataatcCAACAGATATTAGCACTAGAGAGTTAGAGCAACAAGGTGAATTTGAGGACCATGTAAACGAAATGGCAAGTTCGAGCTGTCCAGCaacagagaaggaagaagaagagatgggaAAGAGATTGACGTCTTCATTAGAGGTGGTTGAAGTCAAGGAGAGGAAACGGCTATGGGAGCTTCTGGCAGAGGCTCAAGCAGAAGATGCGTTAGATCTTTCAGGTTCTGATAGGTTTGCATTTTCGGTGGATGATGCTATCGGTGCAGGCAATGCTGTGTCTGTGGGAAGTAAGAGATGGTTGCTTTTGTCAAAATTGAAGCAGGGTTTATCTAAACAAGGAATTTCTGGGAGGAAGTTGTTCCCATGGAAGTCTGGTGTGGAGGAAAATGAAACGGAGGAGGTAGATAATGTTGGTGTGGAAGAAGGGGTTGataagagaaggaagagacgAAAGGCGGGTACCGTTGATCATGAGTTGGTTCTAAAGGCAATGTCAAATGGTCTTGAAGCCACAGAGCAAGCATTCCTAGAGATGACTGATAAGGTTCTCGAAACCAATCCTGAGCTTGCATTGATGGGTTCGTGCTTACTGGTTGCACTGATGAGAGATGATGATGTGTATATAATGAACATAGGGGATAGTAGGGCTCTTGTTGCACAATATCAGGTAGAAGAAACGGGTGAGAGTGTGGAGACAGCAGAAAGAGTAGAAGAAAGACGCAATGATTTAGACAGAGACGATGGAAACAAAGAGCCTTTGGTCGTGGATAGTAGCGATAGTACAGTGAACAACGAAGCTCCTTTGCCGCAAACGAAACTGGTTGCCCTGCAGCTAACAACAGATCACAGCACAAGCATCGAGGAT GAAGtaacaagaataaaaaacgAGCACCCCGATGACAACCATTGCATAGTGAATGACAGGGTGAAAGGACGGCTTAAGGTGACCAGAGCGTTTGGAGCGGGATTCTTAAAGCAG CCAAAATTGAACGATGCTTTGCTGGAAATGTTTCGAAACGAATACATTGGTACGGATCCATACATATCATGCACACCTTCCCTTCGTCACTACCGGCTAACAGAGAATGATCAGTTTATGGTTCTCTCATCGGATGGATTGTACCAATACTTGAGCAATGTGGAAGTTGTTTCTCTTGCCATGGAGAAGTTTCCAGATGGAGACCCTGCTCAACATGTTATACAGGAACTTCTAGTCCGTGCAGCCAAGAAAGCTG GAATGGATTTTCATGAACTTCTCGATATCCCGCAAGGAGATAGAAGAAAGTATCACGATGATTGCACTGTATTAGTGATAGCACTTGGAGGAAGTAGGATATGGAAGTCATCAGGAAAGTATCTTTGA
- a CDS encoding uncharacterized protein (unknown protein; Has 2 Blast hits to 2 proteins in 1 species: Archae - 0; Bacteria - 0; Metazoa - 0; Fungi - 0; Plants - 2; Viruses - 0; Other Eukaryotes - 0 (source: NCBI BLink).), protein MNSVSPTRFFSKSPSRMTRAFVQHLMALLAKIVGFRPESTGFLSRDVRLLSDMDGFFNSLWSASVWNLLASHAVMSSLSTDMDGFVNILWSASVLICFE, encoded by the coding sequence ATGAACTCTGTTTCTCCGACTAGATTTTTCAGTAAATCGCCGTCTCGTATGACTCGAGCTTTTGTCCAGCATCTTATGGCCCTGTTAGCCAAGATTGTTGGCTTCCGTCCAGAATCAACTGGCTTCCTCAGCCGTGATGTCCGGCTTCTCTCCGACATGGATGGTTTCTTTAATTCTCTTTGGTCGGCTTCCGTCTGGAATCTATTGGCTTCCCACGCAGTGATGTCCAGCTTATCAACTGACATGGATGGTTTCGTTAACATCCTTTGGTCGGCTTCCGTACTTATTTGCTTTGAATAA
- a CDS encoding ubiquitin family protein (ubiquitin family protein; CONTAINS InterPro DOMAIN/s: Ubiquitin (InterPro:IPR000626), Ubiquitin supergroup (InterPro:IPR019955), Domain of unknown function SAYSvFN (InterPro:IPR019387); Has 81 Blast hits to 81 proteins in 37 species: Archae - 0; Bacteria - 0; Metazoa - 40; Fungi - 0; Plants - 33; Viruses - 0; Other Eukaryotes - 8 (source: NCBI BLink).): MMNSTEELSSDSTNNGTVEITYKTIGPARPSQIRVASHIKIRDLRNAIAEKGKFPVSTLRMILRGKALQDEEDGDDLYVTLKDQDSFIVAVIPNPPAGVESFDDDDDDDLKFKLPPSASRWKRKLYYFLRNKLKLPDIILMGLFSLSLKMWVIITLWFILAPIAHRWDLGPIFILGTGFSIILLNLGKRQPGDVSAYSIFNEDFRELPGTYNADRIDRDIRAGQM; encoded by the exons ATGATGAATTCAACCGAAGAGCTGAGCTCAGATTCAACCAACAATGGCACCGTCGAGATCACGTACAAAACCATCGGCCCAGCTCGGCCGTCTCAAATTCGAGTGGCGTCTCATATCAAA ATTCGTGATTTGAGAAATGCAATTGCGGAAAAGGGTAAATTTCCCGTTTCAACTTTAAGGATGATTCTTCGTGGAAAGGCATTgcaagacgaagaagatggagatgattTATACGTTACGCTCAAGGACCAAG ATTCCTTTATTGTTGCTGTAATACCAAATCCACCAGCTGGAGTTGAGtcatttgatgatgatgatgatgatgatttg AAGTTTAAACTCCCACCGTCAGCAAGCCGGTGGAAGAGGAAGTTATACTACTTTCTGCGTAACAAGTTGAAGCTGCCAG ATATCATTCTTATGGGACTTTTCTCTTTAAGTCTAAAGATGTGGGTTATTATCACCTTGTGGTTTATCTTGGCGCCTATTGCACATCGGTGGGATCTGGGCCCTATATTT ATACTAGGGACTGGATTTTCAATCATCTTGCTCAATCTTGGTAAACGACAGCCTGGTGATGTTAG TGCATATTCCATATTCAACGAGGATTTTAGAGAGCTTCCAGGTACATATAATGCAGATCGTATAGACCGGGACATACGAGCAGGCCAGATGTAA
- the MEE29 gene encoding helicase domain-containing protein (maternal effect embryo arrest 29 (MEE29); FUNCTIONS IN: helicase activity, ATP-dependent RNA helicase activity, ATP binding, ATP-dependent helicase activity, nucleic acid binding; INVOLVED IN: embryo development ending in seed dormancy; LOCATED IN: endomembrane system; EXPRESSED IN: 22 plant structures; EXPRESSED DURING: 13 growth stages; CONTAINS InterPro DOMAIN/s: Helicase-associated domain (InterPro:IPR007502), DNA/RNA helicase, DEAD/DEAH box type, N-terminal (InterPro:IPR011545), Domain of unknown function DUF1605 (InterPro:IPR011709), DNA/RNA helicase, ATP-dependent, DEAH-box type, conserved site (InterPro:IPR002464), DEAD-like helicase, N-terminal (InterPro:IPR014001), DNA/RNA helicase, C-terminal (InterPro:IPR001650), Helicase, superfamily 1/2, ATP-binding domain (InterPro:IPR014021); BEST Arabidopsis thaliana protein match is: RNA helicase family protein (TAIR:AT1G32490.1); Has 27494 Blast hits to 21402 proteins in 1991 species: Archae - 43; Bacteria - 4684; Metazoa - 8996; Fungi - 2538; Plants - 1485; Viruses - 1677; Other Eukaryotes - 8071 (source: NCBI BLink).) — MGSNDLNTWVSDKLMVLLGFSQTAVVQYLIAMAKQSKSPGELVRELVECGFSLSGDTRAFAEEIYARAPRKTPGVNLYQQQEAEAAMLLKKQKTFSLLEADHDEDENNVKKQSASKTGKSDKGQKRFRKKSEQLEDDDDEVVIVREDKRNVRRKVSEDEDDGTESEEERLRDQREREELEQHLRERDTARTRKLTEPKMSKKEQEEFVRRDSAVDKGDIESLRKFSWQEYMKKRKQKKVLELKDDIEDEPYLFGDEKLTEREIREFRYKREIYELIKKSTQEEDNVGEYRMPDAYDQQGSVDQEKRFAVSVQRYRDMGSAEKMNPFAEQEAWEDHQIENAALKFGAKNKEVSDNYEFVFEDQIDFIKASVLAGDNYEDEMHAKPSQDSAGKSAFHMLQEDRKALPIYTYRDQLLNAVKDHQVLIIVGETGSGKTTQIPQYLHEAGYTKLGKVGCTQPRRVAAMSVAARVAQEMGGKLGHEVGYSIRFEDCTSEKTILKYMTDGMLLRELLGEPDLGSYSVIIVDEAHERTLRTDILFGLVKDIARARPDLKLLISSATMDAEKFSDFFDQAPIFRFPGRRYPVDICFTTAPEADYMDAAITTVLTIHVKEPLGDVLVFLPGQEEIEAVEENLKHKIRGLGTKIRELIICPIYANLPSELQAKIFEPTPEGARKVVLATNIAETSLTIDGIKYVVDPGFSKMKSYNPRTGMESLLVTPISKASATQRTGRAGRTSPGKCYRLYTAFNYYNDLEDNTVPEIQRTNLASVVLSLKSLGIHNLLNFDFMDPPPSEALIKSLELLFALGALNQLGELTKAGRRMAEFPLDPMLSKMIVVSDKYKCSDEIISIAAMLSIGPSIFYRPKDKQVHADNAMKNFHVGNVGDHIAFLKIYNSWKETNYSTQWCYENYIQVRSMKRARDIRDQLEGLLERVEIDVSSNANELDSIRKSIVAGFFPHTAKLQKNGSYRTVKHPQTVHIHPASGLSQVLPRWVVYHQLVLTSKEYMRQVTELKPEWLIEIAPHYYQLKDVEDATSKKMPKTSGRAVV; from the exons cTCTACCAGCAACAGGAAGCAGAGGCAGCGATGCTgttgaagaagcagaaaacTTTTTCCCTTTTAGAGGCTGAtcatgatgaagatgaaaacaatGTGAAGAAACAATCTGCTTCGAAAACCGGAAAGTCAGATAAAGGCCAAAAGAGGTTCAGGAAGAAAAGTGAGCAATTggaagacgacgatgatgag GTAGTGATTGTTAGAGAGGACAAAAGGAATGTTAGGAGAAAGGTTTCCGAAGACGAGGATGATGGCACTGAG TCTGAAGAGGAAAGATTACGTGACCaaagggagagagaagaaCTAGAGCAGCACCTAAGAGAACGAGATACTGCACGGACACGAAAG CTAACCGAGCCAAAAATGTCAAAGAAAGAGCAAG AAGAGTTTGTTCGAAGAGATAGTGCTGTAGACAAGGGTGATATTGAATCCTTAAG GAAATTCTCATGGCAAGAATAtatgaagaaaaggaaacagaagaaagtaCTAGAGCTAAA GGATGATATAGAAGATGAACCATACCTTTTTGGAGATGAAAAGCTCACTGAAAGAGAAATTCGTGAATTTAG ATACAAGAGAGAAATCTATGAGCTCATAAAGAAAAgtacacaagaagaagataatgtaGGAGAG TATAGAATGCCGGATGCATATGATCAACAGGGAAGTGTTGATCAGGAGAAGAGGTTTGCTGTTTCTGTACAACGGTACAG GGACATGGGTTCCGCAGAGAAAATGAACCCCTTTGCAGAGCAAGAAGCTTGGGAGGACCATCAGATTG AAAACGCAGCATTAAAATTTGGTGCAAAGAATAAGGAGGTCTCAGACAATTACGA GTTTGTATTTGAAGACCAAATAGACTTCATAAAGGCATCTGTGTTGGCTGGTGATAAT TATGAAGATGAAATGCATGCTAAACCATCTCAAGATTCTGCTGGGAAATCGGCTTTTCATATGCTTCAG GAGGATAGAAAAGCTCTGCCAATTTATACATATCGTGATCAACTTCTTAATGCTGTGAAAGATCATCAG GTTCTTATCATTGTGGGGGAAACGGGTTCTGGCAAGACTACACAGATACCCCAATATCTTCACGAAGCTGGTTACACAAAGCTTGGAAAG GTTGGTTGTACGCAGCCTCGAAGAGTTGCGGCTATGAGTGTGGCTGCTCGTGTTGCTCAAGAGATGGGTGGTAAACTTGGGCATGAG GTCGGCTATTCCATTCGATTTGAGGATTGTACGTCTGAGAAAACAATTCTGAAATATATGACTGATGGAATGCTTTTGCGTGAGTTGCTTGGTGAGCCAGATCTGGGCAGTTACAG TGTTATCATCGTGGATGAGGCGCATGAAAGAACTTTGCGCACCGACATACTATTTGGATTAGTGAAG GATATAGCACGGGCTCGGCCTGATCTGAAGTTATTGATATCCAGTGCAACCATGGATGCAGAgaagttttctgatttttttgacCAAGCCCCTATCTTCAGGTTCCCAGGAAGAAGGTATCCTGTTGACATTTGCTTTACTACTGCACCTGAAGCTGATTACATGGACGCAGCAATAACTACTGTGCTTACGATACATGTGAAGGAGCCACTTGGGGATGTTTTGGTCTTCCTCCCAGGTCAAGAGGAAATTGAAGCCGTAGAAGAGAACTTGAAGCACAAGATAAGAGGTTTGGGTACAAAGATCCGCGAACTCATTATATGCCCAATTTACGCTAACCTTCCAAGTGAGCTCcaagcaaaaatatttgaaccaACTCCTGAAGGGGCACGAAAAGTCGTGCTAGCAACTAATATTGCTGAAACATCATTGACCATCGATGGTATAAAGTATGTCGTTGATCCAGGCTTTAGCAAGATGAAATCCTATAACCCTAGAACAGGGATGGAATCTTTGCTTGTAACGCCTATCTCTAAGGCTTCAGCGACTCAACGAACTGGTCGAGCTGGAAGAACCAGTCCAGGGAAGTGTTACCGCCTGTACACGGCGTTTAATTACTACAATGACTTGGAGGACAATACCGTACCTGAAATACAAAGGACTAATCTTGCTAGTGTGGTGCTTTCTTTGAAGAGTCTTGGTATTCATAATCTGCTGAACTTTGACTTTATGGACCCTCCGCCTTCTGAAGCTCTTATAAAGTCCTTAGAGCTGCTCTTTGCTCTGGGTGCTCTCAATCAGCTTGGCGAATTGACTAAAGCTGGTAGACGGATGGCAGAGTTTCCTCTTGATCCAATGTTGTCGAAGATGATTGTTGTTTCTGACAAATACAAATGCTCCGATGAGATTATATCAATTGCTGCTATGTTGTCCATCGGGCCTTCTATCTTTTACCGCCCCAAGGACAAGCAAGTTCACGCTGACAATGCAATGAAGAATTTTCACGTTGGAAATGTCGGTGATCACATTGCTTTCCTGAAG ATTTACAATTCGTGGAAGGAAACGAACTACTCAACACAATGGTGCTACGAGAACTATATTCAG GTTCGGAGTATGAAAAGAGCCAGAGATATCCGTGATCAGTTGGAGGGTCTTCTCGAGAGAGTTGAAATAGACGTTAGCTCAAACGCGAATGAGTTGGAttcaataagaaaatccaTTGTAGCTG GTTTCTTTCCACACACTGCGAAGCTACAGAAGAATGGATCATATCGAACAGTGAAGCATCCCCAAACCGTACACATACATCCAGCCTCTGGCTTATCTCAG GTATTGCCGAGATGGGTTGTATATCATCAACTAGTCCTTACCTCTAAGGAATACATGCGACAG GTAACAGAGTTAAAACCCGAGTGGTTGATTGAGATAGCTCCACACTATTATCAGCTCAAGGACGTTGAAGATG CTACATCCAAGAAAATGCCCAAAACCAGTGGCCGAGCTGTGGTGTAG
- the MEE29 gene encoding helicase domain-containing protein — MQVVIVREDKRNVRRKVSEDEDDGTESEEERLRDQREREELEQHLRERDTARTRKLTEPKMSKKEQEEFVRRDSAVDKGDIESLRKFSWQEYMKKRKQKKVLELKDDIEDEPYLFGDEKLTEREIREFRYKREIYELIKKSTQEEDNVGEYRMPDAYDQQGSVDQEKRFAVSVQRYRDMGSAEKMNPFAEQEAWEDHQIENAALKFGAKNKEVSDNYEFVFEDQIDFIKASVLAGDNYEDEMHAKPSQDSAGKSAFHMLQEDRKALPIYTYRDQLLNAVKDHQVLIIVGETGSGKTTQIPQYLHEAGYTKLGKVGCTQPRRVAAMSVAARVAQEMGGKLGHEVGYSIRFEDCTSEKTILKYMTDGMLLRELLGEPDLGSYSVIIVDEAHERTLRTDILFGLVKDIARARPDLKLLISSATMDAEKFSDFFDQAPIFRFPGRRYPVDICFTTAPEADYMDAAITTVLTIHVKEPLGDVLVFLPGQEEIEAVEENLKHKIRGLGTKIRELIICPIYANLPSELQAKIFEPTPEGARKVVLATNIAETSLTIDGIKYVVDPGFSKMKSYNPRTGMESLLVTPISKASATQRTGRAGRTSPGKCYRLYTAFNYYNDLEDNTVPEIQRTNLASVVLSLKSLGIHNLLNFDFMDPPPSEALIKSLELLFALGALNQLGELTKAGRRMAEFPLDPMLSKMIVVSDKYKCSDEIISIAAMLSIGPSIFYRPKDKQVHADNAMKNFHVGNVGDHIAFLKIYNSWKETNYSTQWCYENYIQVRSMKRARDIRDQLEGLLERVEIDVSSNANELDSIRKSIVAGFFPHTAKLQKNGSYRTVKHPQTVHIHPASGLSQVLPRWVVYHQLVLTSKEYMRQVTELKPEWLIEIAPHYYQLKDVEDATSKKMPKTSGRAVV; from the exons ATGCAGGTAGTGATTGTTAGAGAGGACAAAAGGAATGTTAGGAGAAAGGTTTCCGAAGACGAGGATGATGGCACTGAG TCTGAAGAGGAAAGATTACGTGACCaaagggagagagaagaaCTAGAGCAGCACCTAAGAGAACGAGATACTGCACGGACACGAAAG CTAACCGAGCCAAAAATGTCAAAGAAAGAGCAAG AAGAGTTTGTTCGAAGAGATAGTGCTGTAGACAAGGGTGATATTGAATCCTTAAG GAAATTCTCATGGCAAGAATAtatgaagaaaaggaaacagaagaaagtaCTAGAGCTAAA GGATGATATAGAAGATGAACCATACCTTTTTGGAGATGAAAAGCTCACTGAAAGAGAAATTCGTGAATTTAG ATACAAGAGAGAAATCTATGAGCTCATAAAGAAAAgtacacaagaagaagataatgtaGGAGAG TATAGAATGCCGGATGCATATGATCAACAGGGAAGTGTTGATCAGGAGAAGAGGTTTGCTGTTTCTGTACAACGGTACAG GGACATGGGTTCCGCAGAGAAAATGAACCCCTTTGCAGAGCAAGAAGCTTGGGAGGACCATCAGATTG AAAACGCAGCATTAAAATTTGGTGCAAAGAATAAGGAGGTCTCAGACAATTACGA GTTTGTATTTGAAGACCAAATAGACTTCATAAAGGCATCTGTGTTGGCTGGTGATAAT TATGAAGATGAAATGCATGCTAAACCATCTCAAGATTCTGCTGGGAAATCGGCTTTTCATATGCTTCAG GAGGATAGAAAAGCTCTGCCAATTTATACATATCGTGATCAACTTCTTAATGCTGTGAAAGATCATCAG GTTCTTATCATTGTGGGGGAAACGGGTTCTGGCAAGACTACACAGATACCCCAATATCTTCACGAAGCTGGTTACACAAAGCTTGGAAAG GTTGGTTGTACGCAGCCTCGAAGAGTTGCGGCTATGAGTGTGGCTGCTCGTGTTGCTCAAGAGATGGGTGGTAAACTTGGGCATGAG GTCGGCTATTCCATTCGATTTGAGGATTGTACGTCTGAGAAAACAATTCTGAAATATATGACTGATGGAATGCTTTTGCGTGAGTTGCTTGGTGAGCCAGATCTGGGCAGTTACAG TGTTATCATCGTGGATGAGGCGCATGAAAGAACTTTGCGCACCGACATACTATTTGGATTAGTGAAG GATATAGCACGGGCTCGGCCTGATCTGAAGTTATTGATATCCAGTGCAACCATGGATGCAGAgaagttttctgatttttttgacCAAGCCCCTATCTTCAGGTTCCCAGGAAGAAGGTATCCTGTTGACATTTGCTTTACTACTGCACCTGAAGCTGATTACATGGACGCAGCAATAACTACTGTGCTTACGATACATGTGAAGGAGCCACTTGGGGATGTTTTGGTCTTCCTCCCAGGTCAAGAGGAAATTGAAGCCGTAGAAGAGAACTTGAAGCACAAGATAAGAGGTTTGGGTACAAAGATCCGCGAACTCATTATATGCCCAATTTACGCTAACCTTCCAAGTGAGCTCcaagcaaaaatatttgaaccaACTCCTGAAGGGGCACGAAAAGTCGTGCTAGCAACTAATATTGCTGAAACATCATTGACCATCGATGGTATAAAGTATGTCGTTGATCCAGGCTTTAGCAAGATGAAATCCTATAACCCTAGAACAGGGATGGAATCTTTGCTTGTAACGCCTATCTCTAAGGCTTCAGCGACTCAACGAACTGGTCGAGCTGGAAGAACCAGTCCAGGGAAGTGTTACCGCCTGTACACGGCGTTTAATTACTACAATGACTTGGAGGACAATACCGTACCTGAAATACAAAGGACTAATCTTGCTAGTGTGGTGCTTTCTTTGAAGAGTCTTGGTATTCATAATCTGCTGAACTTTGACTTTATGGACCCTCCGCCTTCTGAAGCTCTTATAAAGTCCTTAGAGCTGCTCTTTGCTCTGGGTGCTCTCAATCAGCTTGGCGAATTGACTAAAGCTGGTAGACGGATGGCAGAGTTTCCTCTTGATCCAATGTTGTCGAAGATGATTGTTGTTTCTGACAAATACAAATGCTCCGATGAGATTATATCAATTGCTGCTATGTTGTCCATCGGGCCTTCTATCTTTTACCGCCCCAAGGACAAGCAAGTTCACGCTGACAATGCAATGAAGAATTTTCACGTTGGAAATGTCGGTGATCACATTGCTTTCCTGAAG ATTTACAATTCGTGGAAGGAAACGAACTACTCAACACAATGGTGCTACGAGAACTATATTCAG GTTCGGAGTATGAAAAGAGCCAGAGATATCCGTGATCAGTTGGAGGGTCTTCTCGAGAGAGTTGAAATAGACGTTAGCTCAAACGCGAATGAGTTGGAttcaataagaaaatccaTTGTAGCTG GTTTCTTTCCACACACTGCGAAGCTACAGAAGAATGGATCATATCGAACAGTGAAGCATCCCCAAACCGTACACATACATCCAGCCTCTGGCTTATCTCAG GTATTGCCGAGATGGGTTGTATATCATCAACTAGTCCTTACCTCTAAGGAATACATGCGACAG GTAACAGAGTTAAAACCCGAGTGGTTGATTGAGATAGCTCCACACTATTATCAGCTCAAGGACGTTGAAGATG CTACATCCAAGAAAATGCCCAAAACCAGTGGCCGAGCTGTGGTGTAG